The DNA window atcttcgtcaatttttaacaatttttaaaaaccaaACAGTTTTGGAAAGATAAGATAGATCTAGAaccaagataaaattttagaccTCGTTTAAagagtataattattttgacaaaaaaaaagttgaaaaaaatagttaaaaaaatttttttaataaggaCACAATCaatgtttttcattttgatataaaattgtaaaaaatgtttcttttttaaatacagaatatattatcaaaataaaaaaattatttaaatatttttatgcaataacACACACTCGCATAAGCGGCACTCGCCACATTGTATTGTTCTGTGGCTTTCACACACAGGAACGTTATATCAATCTTTCTACAGCGAGTGTGCGTTCGaatgaaatgtaaatatataggaTCTAAACGgcgattttttgtaaaagtaattgtAACAGCGGCATCGGCATCGGCTCGGATCTTGCGGCATCTTTGATCGGGCGACAAAGACGTGACGCTATCGAAAACAATCACGGTTTGCCCTTTGataaaatacaaacaaaaaacaaaaaaaaacaaaaaaaaacaatatttcatacacggagaaaattttatcgtaaaaaaGATTACAGTAAATAGTAAGCGCGGaccaaataagaaattatacaaatttttactgtttttGGTAAATTATCCTAGTATTTACACtattataattctctgaaatttcttatGGTCTATGGCTGCTATCATAcagaataatttacaataaaattttttccggtATACACAAatgttaggttaggttaggttaggttaggttgagGTATATGCGTATcccatttttactttatattcgAACTATTCGGAAGTTAATAATGTTTTCTACGCCAGTTagtatttttctcaattcttaaaactttaaatagatttatgGTCGGTGCCCCGAGTCGATCCTTTTATCTGGTAAATTAGaagataaaatcaaatttgcattgggcaacaaaattacctcgGTAAGCCATTCTAggattaataatatacttctacaataattgttatacaGTATATTCACTGTCCAAAAAAGACTAATAAGagatcattaaattaaaaaaattacttttttattgcaGAGTAGCGATCAGTGCGATTGGTCGTAAATACGATGACTATTAATTCGACATCAttgctaatattattttgaacttCTCGTAGATAAGTGTCAGTTCTATCATCTCTTAAAACAATCTCTCGTGGGTCATTAATACGCATTTGgatcaattttgaaatatttttcaaagtcTTCAAGAAATTAGATACGCAATCTTTGTTCCTTGCAACAAATACAATACtccaattatttaaattaggcTGAAACACAAGcgataacaaatgtttttacaaaatcattcatcatatatcaatttttcaatttccaagtaattattacattcaATATACTTACCGTGCGTAACATGGGGTTTTTTACTGCAGCAGAGCTCCAGTCTGCAGGTCTGTCAGTCGAATAATATCTACTATCTTTTCCAAAAGTTATCGTTTCAGGCTCGAGACATCTTGCGGTAAATCGAACTATATCATGACTCAAACATAAACCCCATTCTGACAAAAGTTCCCGAGCTACAGCATTCTTTTCTACCTCTTCTATAAACCGCCTAATCACCTCTCGACGTTGGTTAGGTGACATTTTCGTAACTGTGCTCAAATCTTTCATAATATGATGATTATTACGAATGTTATCAGTGAGACCTGCTGCATAGCTCAATTCCGGCACCAGAAGAATTGTTCTTTCCTCTTTCTATTGTATTCAAATCGGTTTTGTGGCAATAACGAATTTCAAGTGACATAGTCAATagtaatcaataataatatgcaTGAATATCATAAAACCACAAACCTCGCCAGTTGATGTTCTCATTGTAGCACGATGCACTAAAAGCGGTTGCTTCAAATCTTCAATCTCGATATTCCAATTCGACTTATAATATTCAACCAAAGACATTGGCTGATCACCTTTACTGAATACAAAATTTGGTGTCTTATCCCACGCGATGTCATCTATACGATATGTCTTATTATTGTATCTCGTCAATACACTTGTACCAACTATTTCTTGAATTACAACATCTCTATAATTTTGTGGTGATGTTTGATAAATCGTTTTCCTgcaaaataatcatataaaataaatttaattaacttaatcaCAAAacgtaaattattcaattgtgatttcataatataatctctgtttaaaaataaatttatcttacatTAAATCTCGTACAGTTTCTGTCCGCATCACCCGATGTTTGGCATCTAAACACAATTTTACACCACCTTCATATTCATTTACGGCAGTCACGTAACCAGGCCATACTTCTAATCGATGTTGATTGAAGACATGCGCGCAACTAGGGTTAAAATTTTGACGACCAATACGAACTAACTTAAGAGCACGCAGGATGCGATTAAacaaaacattgaaaaattgaacattttcaCTTATAGATTGTTTCTTTCTGTAGATAATTGTCAAAGTCACTGTTGAACCATCCATTGGATGTTCTGATTTTAACGGAGTAATCTGAAAATTTGACAATTATGCatcaaataaagttaaatacaCATTGTACTAATAGTACTCTTTATCATAGAACTTATACTCACATCTTGTGACAATTTTTTGGGTAAATAAAGTACCATTCCATCAAATGTTTTCGTTCGCCCAAGAGTGTCAGAATGTTGGTTAAGTAGTTTGCGACGCAAACCTGTTGAATCTATATCCGGTGAAAATCTAACTTCATACTGAAATAAACCTTTTCCAGGTTCAATTGTCAGATCTATATAATTAGAGAACGTTTCTactctacaaaaaaaataatctgtgttaattgttattgttaaattataacaatatattcatCTTTTTTCTCGACATACATGTGCAGACTTGGAAAGTAACGTCGTTATCGTTACAATTACTTTTTCCACGACAAAAGAATAACagcattatctttattttattaacgttatggtaatacaaatataatttttagacaACAAATACAATcgttttttattgtacttttatacacatatatactaTGTGTATGAAACGTACATAAGCGAGTTTTCAAAGAAGATAAGAATATATCACTATATTTCTCTAAAGTATAAAGCCCGGCGTAGCATAAATAGAAAATCTAGTATCATTTTGCCAGTTATACTTAAGATGTTAACAACATAGATAATTATACTTCAAAAAGAACTCATAATTTGgcaaaatataacaaaaattataacgctaataaaatactttaaaaaatgtttttttaattttgttggcacgatttcatttttacattattaacctTCCCAGTACATGTTTTTCTAAGGCCCGTTTCAACTAAcctagattaactttaatcttggttTAAAACTTACTTATCTCATTCtaagttaaaccgagattaaagtcaATCTACATTGATAGAAATGAGCTTAAGTGCGCATGTGAGTCTGTAACATCcgatatgttttttttctattttaaaatatttttaaaaattttgaaaatatttgtgaaaCATCTGTCAATACCGTAGTCAAAAATTGTAAGTAAACATTGTTTATTaagcattttctttttaataaatcttgtaacaatttttctctaaaatttcgtttttcgacaataataatttagcagtaataaataataaataataagcaataataaatagcAATTTATGAAAATCTTTTACGGAAACGtcgtattgattaaaaacatttttataaataattaataaaattatttataaaaagtcaCGTGTAGGTTCGATCGACGCATCCGTATGAAATTTTACTCGCTTTACGTTTAGTGATAATACAGATCTTTTGTAGCTCTAGAGTctcgatttttattatctacttTTTTGAAAGGGagctaaaaaaacaaatttgctggttttattcaattttttaattacaagcaaatgttattttgtttcaaatacTATAGATTTCCGTATGCACTCAAAGAATCAAAGCAAACAATCCAAATAGAAATTACATCACATTCTTGAAATATGTCTCcattgtgtaatttaattataaccgtctaccaaaaatattatttgacaaAGATTtccaattcaaaaatttttaaatttataaaactttaataatacaaagagAATATCCTGAAATTTCTTACaccataaataaatataaaattatgacatTGCAAAAATTACACATTGAGCAACGTAATGAATGTCAAATCttgcaattataattctttaaataatcaataagtTTTCTAGTTAATATTTCGTTTAAAAAACTTAGTTAATTGGTAAATATGTAGTGATaaacaattgtaaatatataatagtaaataataaaacaaatttaaaaagtaactttcaatgttgctttaaaataaattcaacagAATAAGGTCGGACTTTTGTGCATGAATGCAAAAGGCCATTATGCCCATGTTGCATAccgtattttttgttacgttaTTTGTCGTGCGTCGACGTGTGGTCTTTTCAGTGCCTTGGGTTCTCGCATTGACAAGTTAGCCAAGTTAGATTCGCAAAAGTAACAAAGCGTCGGTCAATTCTACAAGAGTTACCCTCTGCGTATCGTGAGATAATGCGCATGCAAATGCTAAAATGATCTAATGTACTGAAAAAGTCgtgctgaaatatttttcaccaCAATTACACCATCTATTGAAGGAcaaaaattgtgcaataatgtTACAGTGTTAAAAATGGCGACTTTAACCACAAAAAGTAACACAAAAGGACCACTTTCGGCACAcatatgacaaaaaattagTTTGTATATTAAGACATCCTCTTTTTATCAAAGtaccataatttttttgaattattaagttaaaaaaatttccccaagttgattttttctttaagtaaATCGAGAATAGATGTCGCCTTTCTAAAAACTATaaactgtaaattatataCCTTGTTCCACTCTTGCCTTGTCGACATATTGGTGCAGTATCAACGACATCATCAGAAGACGGTAGATTGGATGTAGAAGGAGTATCATAAACAGAAATGTCAGCTAATTTTCCTAAAACTCCCTCAGAATCCTTTTCAATACTTTCTTGCGCGGATGTACTTGGTTTGCTAGAATTGAGAAAACTGTAAGTGTGCATTCATAGACATAATTCAAAGATTGCAAAACTTGCTACTTACCCGAGTTTCTTCACAAAACTTGCAAGAGTGCCTCGACCTAATCCTCCATGACCTAATCCTGTCGAAGAGTCTTTAGATTCTGATCCACTGCTACTCCTTGATTTCATCAAAGCAACAAATTGCGCACGTCCACGACCTCCACTAATACCTCCTGAGCTTGAACTCTGAGATAAATATCCCTCAGATGATCTTGATGTCAATTCAGTCGATGAAACACTAGGTGTCTCTACGGAATGACGAGACACTTGGCTACGTTCCATTTGTGCCTTTTGTTTCATCATTTCCAAGAGGAACGAACCACGTCCTTTCCCATTAGGGTTATTCGGATCCATTTTGTTGAAAGCAATGTGTTctgcaatttataaaacataaaatatttattttcatttaagcaatctagtttattattatttaacacttatatattgatatattaatatctaaatatatgtAGAAATTCAATCATTTCACTTATAGCGTTTTTCAACTGCAGAGGGTTTGAAACCAATCCGATTAATGACTAATGACGTCACACGATAcacaattatgtaattaaaatctcAAATAGAGCACGTGAGATTAACGCTCACTTCAAGTTAGCTTCAAAtccattaaaattgaaaatgctaacagtatttaaatgtttctaatttttatttatttattaaatagaaaatttggtATATcggaatattaatttctaaaaaatataataatttggcaacacttaaaatatttaaacatttaaagataaaatttttatgtccattttatttctctttgtaattttaaacaaataatcatattttcaaataaattataattacatataaaaataaagttaagattGCCCATTTCGATCTGCAAAGGACTTTGgtgctgaatataattttgctattaataaaagctaataaaattttctattaaattgtaattaattgtaataatgtcCATGTTGTGCTGGTTCCATTTGAAGATGCGCTATTTGCATGATTATCATCTCAAACTATTCGAGACTTTTTGACGTTGTAAAATCAATGATgtcattgataaaataaaaaaccgtCATCAACAATATATGAcgctatatttttcaaaataggacaggaaataaaagaaacggaaaaattataaaatatattaaaattcattgctataaacaatttatacaaaattattatactgtaataaataaataattaaaaaatgttaaaaataaaaaatatttcgttgtTATCTAAAATGTGACTTAAATTCcttatttttccatttaacCACTATGTTCTGTACATAGTTTTGTAATCTTTTTGGAATTTTCGTTTGATACGTTATTTCCGTAATTACTAAATGTgtccaaatttttttcactattaaataatgtagactattaatttaagataagATTTGCtactttttttagttattcatATTTGTATCAAATATTGGGCCATATTAAAACAACAATTTTACTCAAAATATCGTTTAGGCAACTTAAAAACGGATGCGTCTTATAGTTTCTCCAAATGCGTTTGTAAGCCTTTTGCTGCAATTATAATACGCTGAAATCTAAGCTAATTAGAAACTTATCAAGGATAGAATATTCATACATAGTACAGATTGTGTGCTACACGTTCGTGCAAAGTgtcttttgtgtgtgtgtgtgtcgctttctttttttttccaagataaaacttcaaatgttttcttttatttttttttcgaagacaatataaataagtacttGTAATATACTACCAATAGACTCTTCGTGCTTGTATCTGTCAATCACTATTCGTCATATTTTTTCTGgccaaaaatcaaaatatatgtagtcctttgctccccccccccctctcttcacgttttctcgatataaaagttcctttgttatatgtatagttatataataatttaaataaagctccataaaaaagttattacctttttctttatttgtatttttattttcattcccTTTGATTAAATCAAATGAGAAAAGTAGTatcgtaaaaacaaaaaagttttgttatagctattaaaaaagttctaattaattcaagtttttaattacttaatttaattctttatttaattcaacttttaattcaatttcttataaaattagatatctataaaaagcaaaaagttgatgaataaaaatgatacaaaaactGCAGGTAAAATGCTGAATGTGTTGTAAACAAAtcctctttatttctttttcgctgTCTCAGCAAAAACAGAGACCTTCGTTATAATACTCACGATGAATCATGACAGAAATATTATGTGTCCAATATTCTCCTTGCCACATTGAAGCTTTAACCTTTTCACATATATCGTGTTAGATAGTAAAAATTCGGATAAAGCATGTCTGAGATTCTTTCTTcggtatatgtaaattaataaataataaatcttatctatctttcaatattcaatacatttacaataaaattatacacatttgTTTGCTAAattcaaaacaattaaaaaataaagatattaaaaaacaatcaaTTTTGGTcttcaaaaaagtaaaagaaatatgtgtTTTTTGTAGAAGTTAAAAATGTCCTAAATAcgataacattattaaaagatcATAAGGTTTAGACAACACCTTGAAAATTGAGCAAAACATAGTGTGTAGAATCTATAAAAACTCAGATGATACACACCTtggcattataatttttattgtgtaactTAATTTTGTTTGACCATTAGATGGCACATTtccaaaaaaatatgtaaaaagcacatatgtatatctcACTGTCTTTTAATGCGTGCTGTTAATGACactattgtatattttattgtaaaaaaattactaaataaagcTAACAGATATTTTAAGGttcaatagattttatttaaaaaaatgtactaaGAGATGGCACCACAAGTTcgttttttcacattttaatgACTTATTGGGAACGCAGTTTGCGTAAGGTATCCCACACCTCGTGTGTCCTCTAAGAgttaaattgtttacaattCAGTTAAGATTATCATAAGTTGAACAATTAATATCATGACATTGAATTGATACAAAAAAACCATTTTGATATAGATTTCTTAATTAGTTTTCTCTGttcagatttattattaaaataaatagtacaGCAACTTTTAACCTATTTTGATGTACCACATCAAACAAGTCATTCGAACCTATTTCTTCTACACTACTGAATTTTCTGCTTCATACATGCGCAAACACGAAAAAGAGCGTGCAGTGTCTATTAACACTGTTCGTCGCACATGAGTAGCGTGAGTGGAGATAGCAATACAGTAACAATATGGTTGCGTTCGGAAACATCACCCAAATACTTTTACGTATCATTGTATCCTTGTTCGTTTAATGtgaaacaaggataaaataatatcctaGGATGCTTAGGTAACGTTTCCGAACGCAACTCGTACGTCGTTCGTTttgtcttttgtttttatacccTCCTCTGGCGATCTGTTTGAGAAAGACGTATTCGTGCAGACCTCGTACGAAATTGTAATGTTATAGTTAAtaagtttatttcttaaaattagtttcgaaaaagttaaaaaaaattcttgataaAGACAACATTTctattttgaaagaaattcaaaatgggaaaaattgcaaaataatattttaaaaacataatattcaaaaacattactttttccaattaaaaaattcttttataacattttctaaaagtacattttataaatatttggttaAAATATACAGCCAAAATTctcaaatttacaattatagcatgcataaaaataataagctaACACAAACTAGTTAATCCCTATActgttaattttcttttttcaatgtattttattttcgtataTTTGAAGCGTTccaaagatatattttataattctagaATCGATTTATACAAagcttacaaaaataattgttatctatgttataaaaaaacttaaacatttttcttagaacaatattatcaaaacttCTCAGTACccaaaatttctcaaaatccACTAAACCGAATAACTTGAAATTACGAGGAATTAATCTACATTAAATTTCGAGGTTCCTCTCGAAaggatttcttttaattaaacttatttatagGATAAATACTGATAGAGCCAGAGCAGGTTGTTGTTTGCTTATGTCGTATATTTGATTCTGTTATcgtgtatttaatattaccgCAGTTTCCTTCTCCACAACATTTCTGTCATTGCATAGACTGTGGGTctatggctgcgttccgatattcactgccagtactgaaattctacagtgtatgtgacgtaaaccatagattttcagtacttaTTACTGGCAGTACTTATTTCAGTACTTATTACTCAGTACTTATACCGATattactggcagtgaatatcggaacgcagcctatgTTTAACCGCAATAACAGAAatgttgtgtatatatatatacatatatatatacacgattATTgtgtaaatctttaaaattttcgagATTAAGATAACGATTCTTTTCTTCAACAATCAATATTCAAAAAACGTTTGCCATTTtgtccaaaattaaaataaaaaaaactgactCAACAATACatcattcttttatattttaagaattaatcaGTTTTTGTATCAATtgattatcataaaaattatatttggtcaaagatgttaattttaaagatatctaaGTCtgattattcattattttgtattatatgtctataaaaattatattctaatattcTATGTATGTACTTTcagatataaagatattttatttcataaataataaagattcaTTGAAAAGTCATTGTTAAGAAAATAGCtgttattacaaaagaaatatcaAGACCAATACGGATAATCTAACGAACTACGCATTCGAGTAATCTTTTGTCTGCCACGTATTGTGTAAGGAAATCGCGAGATAGGGGAaagtgattttataatttcaggATCTCGTAATTTTATCTCAAGTATTTATTGTTGTATCTGCTACAGCCAAATCCGTCGCGCAAACCCGCGAAGCGTCATTTATCGGGCGTCTCCGAGCACGTGTCTTTTCCGAGCGTCTCTCATTTCTCCCTCGTCCGCGCCACTCGTCCGTATTCGTCCctaaaagtgaaaaaatgtTGCTAGGTGCATCGTAACCCTCGCGTCACTCGCTTCCCTTTCCCTGACATTCTTCTCGATATTACGTCATACTCCCACGAGTGCCCTAGTATGGCCTTTGGGAAGGGATACCCCTGATTTTCTAGAATCTCGAAGTCTTTCTACAAGCGTGTGCAAGTTCGAACATGAATAATTGCAACCGGCTGCGTTTCTGAAACATTTGTCTCAGTCTAACAAAAGACATTCCCATACGTAGGCACAAAATCCCTTGCAGGCCCTCCCATTGGTTTGTCTACTGGCGACAGTACGTCGCTTACGTCAATGCACGCGATATCCTTTTAACCAATTAACTATTCAGAAAAGCGACGAAAATCTGAGTGTTGAGTGGAAACAGCGGTCACGACGGAAAATTAAACGATCTTTCAGTATAGTCTTGCAGATACGATTTTACCATTCGGTAAAATCGGACGCTTCGATTAGTTTTCTCAAACTCTGACGCATCAGTCTTACGGTTACCTCGCTAAAATCAGTTCGCGGCTATTTCTCCCTCAAGTTCagataaatcaaattatccTTAGAATTCGAATGCGTAGTTCGTCAGGTCATCTGAATTAGTCTcgatatttcttttgtaataactGCTATTTTCTTAACAGTcataagtgttatttttttttactattcaaaaataatgtacgcccaataatatttatgtattcataaatgttcaaatttgattatttaagatagatgataaatatttctttctttgtttttaatttataaatataataagtttatacatgtatgtcaaacacatatttttatgtcaacAAGATATCGTTTGTATACAACAGCTTTAATGTGCATAAGTGCATTTAATCAAGTTCAATTACATCTTTGCATAAAAAGACCatcattattaaatcattattaaatcaaggttaaaaatatattacctaTAATCTATTACCGTTTTACTATTAGTgacttattctttaataacaaactaaaaacaatgtaactcttttcttttttcta is part of the Monomorium pharaonis isolate MP-MQ-018 chromosome 2, ASM1337386v2, whole genome shotgun sequence genome and encodes:
- the LOC105833898 gene encoding piwi-like protein Ago3, producing MDPNNPNGKGRGSFLLEMMKQKAQMERSQVSRHSVETPSVSSTELTSRSSEGYLSQSSSSGGISGGRGRAQFVALMKSRSSSGSESKDSSTGLGHGGLGRGTLASFVKKLGKPSTSAQESIEKDSEGVLGKLADISVYDTPSTSNLPSSDDVVDTAPICRQGKSGTRVETFSNYIDLTIEPGKGLFQYEVRFSPDIDSTGLRRKLLNQHSDTLGRTKTFDGMVLYLPKKLSQDITPLKSEHPMDGSTVTLTIIYRKKQSISENVQFFNVLFNRILRALKLVRIGRQNFNPSCAHVFNQHRLEVWPGYVTAVNEYEGGVKLCLDAKHRVMRTETVRDLMKTIYQTSPQNYRDVVIQEIVGTSVLTRYNNKTYRIDDIAWDKTPNFVFSKGDQPMSLVEYYKSNWNIEIEDLKQPLLVHRATMRTSTGEKEERTILLVPELSYAAGLTDNIRNNHHIMKDLSTVTKMSPNQRREVIRRFIEEVEKNAVARELLSEWGLCLSHDIVRFTARCLEPETITFGKDSRYYSTDRPADWSSAAVKNPMLRTPNLNNWSIVFVARNKDCVSNFLKTLKNISKLIQMRINDPREIVLRDDRTDTYLREVQNNISNDVELIVIVFTTNRTDRYSAIKKLCCVQKPVPSQVIISKTISNAAKLKSVTEKIALQINCKLGGALWTVALPLKNCMICGIDVYHSGVGAGSRKSVAGFIASLDPQLTKWHSRICMQASKQELVDMLQVCLTSAINAYHKHNGCNPERIIIYRDGVGDGDLDYVEKYEVKQLIATFKRIEANYNPRLSMIIVQKRINTRIFIKGRGGLENPASGTVVDSCITRRNYYDFFLVPQNVRQGTVTPIHYIVIHDSSQMETDHMQRLTYKLCHLYYNWPGTIRVPAPCQYAHKLVYLVGQNIGAEPHQSLSNTLFYL